One window from the genome of Serinibacter salmoneus encodes:
- a CDS encoding alpha/beta fold hydrolase produces the protein MYPLVLLHGFPFDSSMWDEVVDLLGEEGIPTIALDAPGFGFSEVPEGEPCLEDAADAVVATLDDLGIDRAVLAGLSMGGYIALATAQRHSSRLAGLALLDTKASADPEAARENRLRIAAEAPGAGSAVVADMVEKLLGETTRELDPDLVARHREMLAAAPVPGIVWAQRAMAARPDRMHVLEDLTVPGLVVRGTEDALATQEDAEAMVHAMQAHDGDAELVLIPAAGHMTATEDPEGTAEALAAFWRRCVG, from the coding sequence ATGTACCCGCTCGTGCTCCTGCACGGATTCCCGTTCGACTCCTCGATGTGGGACGAGGTGGTGGACCTCCTCGGTGAGGAGGGGATCCCCACGATCGCGCTGGACGCACCCGGCTTCGGCTTCTCCGAGGTGCCCGAGGGCGAACCCTGCCTGGAGGACGCCGCCGACGCCGTGGTGGCCACCCTGGACGACCTCGGCATCGACCGGGCCGTGCTGGCCGGCCTGTCCATGGGCGGGTACATCGCCCTGGCGACGGCGCAGCGCCACTCCTCGCGGCTGGCGGGGCTCGCGCTGCTGGACACCAAGGCGAGCGCCGACCCCGAGGCGGCGCGCGAGAACCGCCTGCGGATCGCCGCCGAGGCGCCGGGGGCGGGCAGCGCCGTGGTGGCGGACATGGTGGAGAAGCTGCTCGGGGAGACCACCCGCGAGCTCGACCCGGATCTGGTGGCGCGGCACCGGGAGATGCTCGCGGCGGCACCCGTGCCCGGGATCGTCTGGGCGCAGCGCGCGATGGCGGCCCGCCCGGACCGGATGCACGTGCTGGAGGACCTGACGGTCCCGGGCCTGGTGGTGCGTGGCACGGAGGACGCGCTCGCCACCCAGGAGGATGCCGAGGCGATGGTGCACGCGATGCAGGCGCACGACGGCGATGCCGAACTGGTCCTCATTCCCGCCGCCGGCCACATGACCGCCACGGAGGACCCGGAGGGGACCGCGGAGGCGCTCGCGGCCTTCTGGCGCCGCTGCGTGGGCTGA
- a CDS encoding alpha/beta hydrolase: protein MATDIGPLSVLPADREDIELHTADGLTLVGEVARPAASVPAATLLTLHPLPTHGGFMDSHVFRKAAWRLPALADLAVVRFNTRGTSSPRGTSEGAFDGGEAERFDVAALLEYGEFHDLPRRWLVGWSFGTELILKHGADPSIEGAILLSPPLHRASDADLDAWAQFGKPVTILVPELDDFLRPDEARERFARIPQATLIAGEGMKHLWVGESAVRWVLEQIVAVVNPDALPLAWQWDGPLESAES from the coding sequence ATGGCTACCGACATTGGTCCCCTGAGCGTCCTGCCCGCCGACCGCGAGGACATCGAGCTCCACACCGCCGACGGGCTCACACTGGTGGGCGAGGTCGCCCGACCGGCCGCGAGCGTGCCGGCGGCAACCCTCCTGACGCTGCACCCGCTGCCGACCCACGGCGGCTTCATGGACTCCCACGTCTTCCGCAAGGCCGCGTGGCGGCTGCCGGCGCTCGCAGACCTCGCCGTGGTGCGGTTCAACACCCGCGGCACCTCCTCCCCTCGCGGCACCAGCGAGGGGGCGTTCGACGGCGGAGAGGCCGAACGTTTCGACGTGGCCGCGCTGCTGGAGTACGGGGAGTTCCACGACCTTCCCCGGCGGTGGCTGGTGGGGTGGTCCTTCGGGACCGAACTCATCCTCAAGCACGGCGCGGACCCGAGCATCGAGGGGGCGATCCTGCTCTCCCCGCCCCTGCACCGCGCGAGCGACGCGGATCTGGACGCCTGGGCGCAGTTCGGCAAGCCCGTGACGATCCTCGTGCCGGAACTGGACGACTTCCTGCGCCCCGACGAGGCACGTGAGCGCTTCGCACGTATCCCGCAGGCCACCCTCATCGCCGGGGAGGGCATGAAGCACCTGTGGGTGGGGGAGAGCGCGGTGCGCTGGGTGCTGGAGCAGATCGTCGCCGTCGTCAACCCGGACGCCCTGCCCCTGGCCTGGCAGTGGGACGGGCCGCTGGAATCCGCCGAGTCCTGA
- a CDS encoding D-arabinono-1,4-lactone oxidase — protein MTPDDLAEHPVPTTWSGHRAYASRALVRPDSLESLRALVRTGQRLRALGSRHSFNDLVDSPGLLVDLRELATEPDLYVTDGGAAGVVTVSGAMRYGALAAWLHERGWALPAMASLPHISVAGAVATGTHGSGDEAGSLATAVVGLELLGADGEVHALRMGEADFPGAVVSLGALGLVLRLDLAVEPRYDVATTVLEDVPFAGVLGEVETVWASATSVSAFTRWDGTCALWRKQRTDRIVPDATLGVVTALGGRPADTPRHPLPDGDPQACTPQLGEAGPWHERLPHFRQEVTPSAGAELQSEYLLPRERAAEAIEAAAGVMARHRETILISEIRSVASDDLWLSGSYGRATIGLHTTWRQDVAAVREASLEIEAALAPFEARPHWGKLFERADLAALYPRWEDARALLARYDPAGQFTSPLLERVGLR, from the coding sequence ATGACCCCCGATGACCTCGCGGAACACCCGGTCCCGACCACGTGGTCCGGCCACCGCGCCTATGCCTCGCGGGCCCTGGTGCGCCCGGACTCGCTGGAGAGCCTGCGCGCCCTGGTCCGGACCGGGCAGCGGCTGCGGGCGCTCGGGAGTCGGCACAGCTTCAACGACCTCGTGGACTCCCCGGGGTTGCTGGTGGACCTGCGCGAGCTCGCCACCGAGCCGGACCTGTACGTCACCGACGGCGGCGCGGCCGGGGTCGTGACCGTCAGCGGCGCGATGCGCTACGGCGCGCTCGCCGCCTGGCTGCACGAGCGCGGCTGGGCCCTCCCGGCCATGGCCTCGCTGCCACACATCTCCGTCGCCGGGGCGGTCGCCACCGGAACCCACGGCTCGGGCGACGAGGCCGGCTCCCTGGCCACCGCCGTCGTGGGCCTGGAACTGCTGGGTGCCGACGGCGAGGTGCACGCCCTGCGCATGGGCGAGGCCGACTTCCCGGGTGCCGTGGTCTCGCTCGGGGCGCTCGGCCTGGTGCTGCGCCTCGACCTGGCGGTCGAACCGCGATACGACGTGGCCACCACCGTGCTCGAGGACGTCCCGTTCGCGGGCGTGCTGGGCGAGGTGGAGACGGTGTGGGCCAGCGCCACGTCCGTCAGCGCCTTCACGCGGTGGGACGGGACGTGCGCCCTGTGGCGCAAGCAACGCACCGACCGCATCGTGCCGGACGCCACGCTCGGTGTGGTCACGGCGCTCGGCGGTCGCCCGGCCGACACTCCGCGGCACCCGCTGCCCGACGGCGACCCGCAGGCCTGCACACCGCAACTCGGCGAGGCCGGTCCGTGGCACGAGCGCCTGCCGCACTTCCGCCAGGAGGTCACCCCCTCGGCCGGGGCGGAGTTGCAGAGCGAGTACCTGCTCCCGCGGGAGCGTGCCGCGGAGGCGATCGAGGCCGCGGCCGGGGTCATGGCGCGGCACCGCGAGACGATCCTCATCAGCGAGATCCGCTCCGTCGCGAGCGATGACCTGTGGCTGTCCGGGAGCTACGGACGGGCCACCATCGGTCTGCACACCACGTGGCGCCAGGACGTGGCGGCGGTGCGGGAGGCGAGCCTGGAGATCGAGGCGGCGCTCGCGCCGTTCGAGGCCAGGCCGCACTGGGGCAAGCTCTTCGAACGCGCGGACCTCGCGGCTCTCTACCCGCGGTGGGAGGACGCCCGGGCCCTCCTGGCGCGCTACGACCCCGCGGGGCAGTTCACCTCGCCGCTGCTGGAGCGCGTCGGCCTGCGCTGA
- a CDS encoding TetR/AcrR family transcriptional regulator → MTPRERARARTEQEIRAIAWRHLEEQGAAALSLRAIAREVGIVSSAIYRYVPSREELLTDLIIEGYTDLADAAGAAEAGLLAQDGEASPRLRWLAVVRAVAAWARRRPAAWTLLYGSPVPGYAAPPERTTDAGTRVMIRLAHIVADASVRGEQRTVLTAGIEVPPGLASGLREASRAVGLDGDERVVADTVLGWTLVIALITSELFEQFGRETFADTGAWLDFALETTATAAGL, encoded by the coding sequence ATGACGCCGCGTGAACGAGCCCGGGCCCGCACCGAGCAGGAGATCCGCGCCATCGCCTGGCGGCACCTGGAGGAACAGGGCGCCGCCGCGCTCTCCCTGCGCGCGATCGCCCGGGAGGTCGGGATCGTCTCCTCGGCGATCTACCGGTACGTCCCGAGCCGGGAGGAGCTGCTCACCGACCTCATCATCGAGGGCTACACGGACCTGGCGGACGCGGCCGGCGCCGCCGAGGCGGGCCTGTTGGCGCAGGACGGCGAGGCCTCCCCCCGCCTGCGGTGGCTCGCCGTCGTCCGCGCGGTCGCGGCGTGGGCACGACGGCGCCCCGCGGCCTGGACGCTGCTGTACGGCTCTCCCGTACCCGGCTACGCGGCCCCGCCGGAGCGCACCACCGATGCCGGCACCCGCGTGATGATCCGGTTGGCCCACATCGTCGCCGACGCCTCGGTGCGGGGCGAGCAGCGCACCGTCCTGACCGCCGGGATCGAGGTCCCCCCGGGCCTGGCGAGCGGACTGCGCGAGGCCTCCCGCGCCGTCGGGCTGGACGGGGACGAGAGGGTGGTCGCCGATACCGTGCTCGGCTGGACCCTGGTGATCGCGCTGATCACCAGCGAGTTGTTCGAGCAGTTCGGGCGCGAGACGTTCGCGGACACCGGGGCGTGGCTGGACTTCGCGCTCGAGACCACCGCGACCGCCGCGGGGCTGTAG
- a CDS encoding NAD-dependent epimerase/dehydratase family protein: MSRTVVLGYGPVGSTVTDQLLAAGEAVRVVTRSGSGPAGAERVRADLMDAEATARAIGDAPRIVLAVHAPYRAAAWARTLPVMEASVLTHAARTGATVVTAESLYAFDGGPSPVTESSRPQPASRKGAVRRDLLAQRAASGARVRSLVCGDFYGPRVHSSHAGDFLVKPILQGKPVRAVVPIDQPHAFTHMSDLARALVAASEVDGEGHELLITPNAGPISLRDLGRVTAQAAGLGEPRFAPVPAPVLRALAPFVPIVREIRDVAHQFAQPFVVSGQASEHRLGLTATPWQAAAAETVAWWREADAHATQPAAG; this comes from the coding sequence ATGTCCCGCACCGTCGTCCTGGGCTACGGCCCCGTCGGTTCCACCGTCACCGACCAGCTGCTCGCCGCCGGCGAGGCGGTCCGCGTCGTCACCCGCTCGGGGTCCGGCCCCGCGGGCGCCGAGCGGGTGCGAGCCGACCTCATGGATGCCGAGGCCACCGCGCGGGCCATCGGTGACGCGCCGCGCATCGTCCTGGCCGTGCACGCCCCCTACCGCGCCGCGGCGTGGGCACGCACCCTGCCGGTGATGGAGGCGAGCGTCCTCACCCACGCGGCGCGCACCGGCGCCACCGTGGTCACGGCGGAGAGCCTGTACGCCTTCGACGGCGGACCCTCACCCGTCACCGAGTCCAGCCGCCCGCAGCCGGCCAGCCGCAAGGGGGCCGTGCGCCGCGACCTGCTCGCGCAGCGCGCCGCCAGCGGCGCACGCGTGCGCTCCCTGGTGTGCGGCGACTTCTACGGTCCGCGCGTGCACAGCTCCCACGCCGGCGACTTCCTCGTGAAGCCGATCCTGCAGGGCAAGCCGGTCCGCGCCGTCGTGCCCATCGATCAGCCCCACGCCTTCACCCACATGAGCGATCTCGCCCGCGCCCTCGTGGCCGCGTCCGAGGTGGACGGCGAGGGCCACGAGCTCCTCATCACCCCGAACGCCGGTCCGATCTCGCTGCGCGATCTCGGGCGGGTGACGGCGCAGGCCGCCGGGCTCGGCGAACCGCGGTTCGCGCCCGTGCCGGCCCCCGTGCTGCGGGCCCTCGCGCCGTTCGTGCCGATTGTGCGGGAGATCCGCGACGTCGCCCACCAGTTCGCGCAGCCGTTCGTGGTCTCCGGGCAGGCGAGCGAGCACCGGCTCGGGCTCACGGCGACGCCGTGGCAGGCGGCCGCCGCCGAGACGGTGGCCTGGTGGCGCGAGGCCGACGCGCACGCAACGCAGCCTGCGGCCGGGTGA